GCAAGAGAGTCGGCAGCGGACTCGCAGCGAGACCACTGATGTACTGGGTAGTCGGCTTGGTGTACTCCGGCATCGCGGTCGTCGTCAGTATCACAGGCTCCGCTAAGCCACGGCCGGAGACCTGAACTGCCCGCGAAATCGGGTGGTCAGGTCGAACCGGCGCGACGACCACCGCGTCCCAGCCCGAATGCTGCAACGCCCCGGCGATCCTCTCCACGACCCGATCCGGAACGTACTTGCCCGGGTCCTCCGGCGTTGTCAGGTTCACGTCTACAAGGTTGGCCGGCTTACCGTCCAGGCTCTGCCGTCCCCTGCGTAGCGCGCCGTGAAGGTCGAGAGCGACGCTGCCAGTCAACTGGAAGGAAATCCCCATCTCCTGTCGCGTTGCCGCCATGGCCCGCGCCGCAATCTCCCGTGCCGGGGCGAGGTCCTGCCTCATCGACGCATCACCGGCGAAGTGCCGGGAATCGCCGCTCCCACACGGAGACGACTGCAGGGTGAAGCACTCGTGCCAACTCCCCCCAACGATCGACGAGGTAGTCACGGTCGATGAGAGCACGCTGCTCATCCTGCGTCCCGAACGTGAGGACACGTTCATAGAGCAGCTGAAGCTTCTCGTGCTCGTCGGCCTCGATATGAGACGGAAGTCCAGCGCGCCACTTTTCCGGAACCTCGGCAGCTGCGCCGCTCCCGTTCAATTCCTCCAGGTCAGCGATAACCTGGAAAGGATGCGAAAGCAGCCAGTCGGGAACGCTCGGTAGCGACAATGCCTCAACGATGTCGTCGTCGACCGCTCCCGACGACCGCACCTCACTGATCAACGCAGCGCGCATCTCCTCCGCGCCAACCCAGTCGGGCTCGAAATCCGTCATCGCCGTGCTCTCCTTCACACCTCGCTCCACCCTTCGCAGGACTCTACGCGAGCGTCGTGTGCCATCCCCACAGCCACGTTGCACCGCCCGAGACGCGGGACCCTAATCCGAAGGCAGTCCCGTATGCCGGGAAGCACTTCGACGTTGGGGCGCGGCCTCAGCTTCGCGGCCCGACTGGACACGCGGAGGACAAACCGCGTTTGAGATCGTGGGAATCGCTCGCCGTCAGCGACGACTGCCAGCCCGTTCCACTTCGGGCGAGACTGCCTGCTCGGCCCGGACGGGACGGCCATCCCAGTCCGCCGGAAGAGTCACATCGAATCCATGAACACCTACCAGGGCGAACTGGGCAACACGTCATACGTCCAGGAGCGGATCAAGGAGATGCTCCGAGAAGCAGAAACGGCCGGGCAGCAGCTCGGGAGCGAGCCGGATCCGATGCGCCGCTTGGCGCAGACACGGATCAGCCTGGCAGAACCCAAACCTGAGTAGGTGTCCCAAGCCTTGCCCGCCCTGTTGGTCAAAGGTCAGTCCAGGTGCTTCAGGAGCCAGGTGGTGATGGCGCGCAGGGTGCCGGAGGCAGCACCGCGCAGGGCGGCGCCAGCCAGGATGAGGAGCTCGCGGCGGGTCAGGTGCGTGCGGGACATGGGATCTCCACGTGGGTCGTGGCGGGCGGATGGTCAGCCGGCCGGCTTGCTGAACACGCTGGGCCCCACACAAAGATCGACTCCGGGTTGCGACGAGTCGTCAACCGGCGAAGGTATTTTCGCTGTTCACGCCACGGCGGTGTCCGGGGTGGGGACGATGGTGCGATGAGTGGCGACACGGGGAACAATCGGACGGGCGCGCGGCGCCCGCGGGTGCTGTCGCGGCCGCGGGTGGGATGGCCACCTGCGCTGCGGGAGCTGAAGGACCTGCTGTACGAGGCGTACCTCGAGGCCGGCGCCCCCAGCCTGGACACGATCGCCGCCGGCATCGCTGCCGATGATGATCTGGCGGGGGCACCGGGCCGGGACACTGTCCACCGCGTCATCAGCGATCCCGTGCTGCCGCCCCGTCAGGCCGATGCCGTGGCTGTCGCACGGGTGCTGGCCCGCACGGCTGCTTGGGACGAGGCAGACTTGGCCGGGCGGGTGCGCACTTTGTGGGTCCGGGCCCGGCTGGCCACGGGTGCGGGTCGGCCGATCGGCGATTTCAGGGGCGACGACCGGCTTGTCCTGCACGACCTGGAGGTCCATCCGGCTCTCGATACCGGTGGCGCCGACCGGTTCGGGGCCTTGCCCGCCTACATCCCCCGCGCGCACGATGCGCAGCTGGCGGGGGTGGTCGCTGCCGCACAGATGGGAAGCAGCGGGATCGCGGTGCTGGTCGGGGGATCGTCCACGGGCAAGACCCGCGCCCTGTGGGAAGCGGTGCGGAATCTGCCGGACGGCTGGCGGCTGTGGCATCCCCTTAGTCCCACCCGCCCGGACGCGGTCCTGGTCGGTGTGGAGGACGTCGCCCCGCGCACGGTGGTGTGGCTGAACGAGGCCCAGTTCTACCTCACCCCCGACCCGCTCGGGGAGCAGGTCGCGGCGAACCTGCGCAGCCTCCTGCACGACCCCTCACGCGGACCGGTCCTGGTACTGGCCACCCTCTGGCCCGACCACTGGGACACCCTGACCACCCGCACCACCCCCGACCGGCACGCCCAGGCCCGTGAGCTGCTGGACGGGCGCAAGATCAAGGTGCCAGACGCGTTCACCTCCGCCGACCTGGCCGCGCTGACCGGCGCCGGCAGCGTTGATCCCCGGCTCCTGGAGGCCGCCGAGCGCGCTCGGGATGCCCAGGTCACCCAGTATCTGGCCGGAGTCCCCGTCCTGCTGGAGCGGTACGAGGGCGCCTCGTGTGCCGCCCGGGCATTGATCGACGTCGCCATGGACGCCCGGCGTCTCGGCGCGGGCCCTCGCATTCCTCTGGCCTGGCTGGCCGACGCCGCCCCCGACTACCTCACCGACACCGAGTGGGACGCCACCGGCGACGACTGGCTGGAACAGGCCCTCGCCTACGTCTCCACCCCCTGCAGGGGCATCCCCGGGATCCTCACCCCCGTCAAGCCCGACACTCGCCGCAACCAGCGCAACCGCCGCGCCACCCCCGACCCCGGCACCGGGAACCCGCCCGGGCAGGGACGGCTGTACCTGCTGGCCGACTACCTCGACCAGCACGGCCGCCGCGCACACGCCGGCCGGATTCCGCCAATCGACTTCTGGACCGCAGCCGCCCACCACGCTCACCCCACCGACCTGAACACCCTGGGCGACGCGGCCTGGGACCGAGGCCTGTACCGGGACGCCGCCCAACTCCACAAGAACGCCACCGCTCACCGCAACCCCCACGCCCCGGCAACTCTTGTCCGCCACTTCCGGCAACTGCATCCCACCGACCTCCGCCCCACCGCTTGGGCCGCCGCCCACGCATCTCTCGACGACCCGTACACGGTGGCCAGGCTGCTGGATGCCTTGCGGGAGGCTGGGGCGCAGGAGCAGGTCACTGCCCTGCTGGCCCGCGACCCCGCGGCCCACGCGTCTCTCGACGACCCGTACACGGTGGCCGAGCTGCTGGATGCCTTGCGGGAGGCCGGGGCGCAGGAGCAGGTCACTGCCCTGCTGGCCCGCGACCCCGCCGCCCACGCGTCCCTCGACGAGCCGAGCAAGGTGAGCATGCTGCTGGACGCCTTGCGGGAGGCTGGGGCGCAGGAGCAGCTCACCGCCCTGGCCGTACGGGCCGCCAGCCACACCGCTCTCGACGACCCGTACACGGTGGCCGAGCTGCTGGACACCCTGCGGTGGCCCGAGGGGCAGGAGCAGCTCACCGCCCTGCTGGCCCGCGACCCCGCCGCCCACGTGTCCCTCGACGACCCGGGCTCGCTGGCCGTGCTGCTGGACCGCCTGCAGTGGGCTGGGGCGCAGGAGCAGCTCACCGCCCTGGCCGTACGGGCCGCCGCCCACGCCCCTCTCGACGACCCGTACACGGTGGCCGTGCTGCTGGACGGCCTGCAGTGGGCTGGGGCGCGCGAGCAGCTCACCGCCCTGCTCGCCGGCGACCCCGCCGCCCACGTGTCCCTCGACGACCCGGGCTCGGTGGCCGTGCTGCTGGAGAGCCTGGGGGCAGCCGAGGCGCGCGAGCAACTCATGGCCCTGGCCGTACGGGCCGCCGCCCACGCCCCTCTCGATGACCCGGGCGCGGTCGCCGATTTGCTGGACGTCCTGCGGGGGGTTGGGGCGCGTGAGCAGGCCACCGCCCTGCTGGCCCGCGACCCCGCCGCCCACGCGTCTCTCGACGACCCGCGCACGGTGGCCAAGCTGCTGCACAGCCTGCGAGAGGCTGGGGCGCGCGAGCAGCTCACCGCCCTGCTGGCCCGCGACCCCGCCGCCCACACCACTCTCGACAACCCGCGCACGGTGCCCTGGCTGCTCGACAGCCTGCGGGAGGCCGAGGCCCAGGAGCAGGTCACCGCCCTGGCCGCACAACTCCCAGCCGTGGGGCGTTTCGACCGATTCCTCGAGTTCGGCGACAACCGTAAGCGGTTCCGGCTCGGACGCGAGCCCAACGGGAAGGCCGCCCCATCCTGGACATGGAACGACCTGGAATGACCGACAAGGAGTCCCAGACGCCACCAACACGCCTCAACGCGCGGCCCACCCTGCTACGCCGAGGCACGTGACGAGCGGGCAGCAGGGCGGGAGCGACTGGGAACCGATGCGCCGCTTGGCGCAGACACTGATCAGCCTGGCGGAACCCAAACACGAGTAGGTGTCCCAGGCCTTGCCTGCCTTGTTGGTCAATGGTCAGTCTGAAACCCCGGGCACAATCTTGGGTGTGTCAGCGATCTGGTGAACGCCGCGCGGCGCGAGCCGGTGATGGCCGCGGCATATGTCCGGACGCAAGCCATCGTCAGGGCCGACATCAAGAAGGATCTATCGATGCGGGAGATCATCCGGCACGCGACCGAGCTGGAAAGACAGGAGGGTCCCGCATCCAGCCCGCCGGCAAGTCCACGACCGCTCTACACCTCCACAGTCTGGCCAACCTGCGCGAGCAGTACCGCCTGGTGAGCTGATCTGCACGGCCCCCGATCCGGGTTCCAGCCTGGTGCCGGCAGACTGTCATCCCACCCCGTCGCCTGATGGAAGAGCGATGCCCGAGCAGCTCCAAGACCTTGAGCAACCGGAAGCGATGGGCGCCCTGGTAGGCCCCTGATCACGGTGATGGAGGCCCTGACGGGCGCTCGAACATCCTGCCCTTCCGGCTCCGAGTGACCCGCGGCGGCTGGAACACCGCAGTGAGCCGCCTCGCCACCAACGCCAACCCCTGGACGTGGCGGCCTGGTGTCGAGCGCAAGCCTATTCTGCCCGAGCCCGTGCTCAAGCCGGGCGTCATCGACGGCATCCTTCACCTCGGCGCCGGCATCACCGCCGAAACCAGCATCACCCGCTCCCATCACGCCGACGCCGCCTACGCCGGCCTCGTCCTGATCCCCGCCGACCGTGACTCCTGCCCGGCCGCCTGGTCGCTCGCCACAACCGTCCTCGGCAGCCTCGTCACCAACGACATGAACTACTGCTCCCCAATGCTGCCCGCCCCCGACCCGGCCACGCTCACTACGCCCGCCACCGAGTAGAGACAGCACTGGTCCCAGACCACTCACTCCTCCCATCACCCACCCCACCCACTGACCCCTCTACTAGGCCCCCGGCGCTCGCCAGGGGGGCCGCCGTCATGCCTGTCCGCAACCTCCGTACTCGCCCCACGTACGTTGTCCGGAGCGGGTTGCGGTCCTTGCAGGGACTTTGGTGACAGTCCTTGTCGGCCGGGAACACCCGGCAGCCCACGCCCCGACCCGCCTTGGAGAGCCTGTGCTGTTTGCTGAGCTTTCTCACCCGTACGACGACCCGGAGGACCCGCCCGCATGGGCGTGGCGATACGGCCATTTTGAACTGTTGTTCACCCGCAGCATCAAGGCACTGACCCTGTCCCGGGGGCCGAAGTATTCGACTCGAGGCCCCCGCTACTGCTGCCGCATCTGCCAAGGGAGCGGCTACCTGCCCACCCGGCCGGACGCCCTACGCGAGCGGGGCGCAGATCCGCGGCGGCGGTGTCCCACGTGCCCTGCCCGTCGCGTCTTGATCGATCACATGCCGATCTGGCCGGTCCGTGCGCTGAACCGTCTCGACAGTTGGCGTTTCAGGCTCACGCGCCGCAGGGCCGTTCGGGCAACCGATCCCTGGAACGACAGCAATCCCACCGCCGACTACGCCGACGAACCGCCGTTCTAACCGACGGAAGGGCATCGCACCGCACACAGCCAGGCAGTGGCCCGCACTCATCGGCGGCGGACGGTCGGATATCGCCCACGACTGACTGAAATGCTGATGGCCCGCCCCTCACCCACGGGGCTGGGCCATCAGCATGTCCATCGCACTCCACGCGGCCCGGCGCATCCCGCACTCCAGGCCGAGTTGCAGGCATAGCCCTCCTCACCTCCACGGTGACCCCCCTGCCGCCCTTCCGCCTCGAACAAGGAGCGCCCTATCGTGCTGAGCCTGCCTCAGAGCGCATGGAACCTCATCAACGCCGTGCCCTTCGCCGAACACCCAGAAGGCCTGGTCGGCGACGGCCATGCCCTCATCCGGCTATGGGAGGTCGACCACTGCGCCGGCGACCTCAGTCTGACCCTGGACGACACCAGCACCCCCCAGGCCACCGTCCACTTCAGCTCCACCAAGCTCTACACGGTACTCGCCGCCGCGGCGATGGCCTGGCCCCGAACCGTACGGCCCCTGCCCGAACCGGCCGCCGACACACTGCCGCGCCCGACCGCCCAATGGCTGCCGGAAATCCTGCCGCTCGCCACGCACAACCCGCGCGAAAACACCGCCCTCTACCAGCGGCCCCTCTTGCGGTACCGATTCGAACCCGCCCCCGACACGACCTTGACCATCGAGTTCAGCCCAGACGCCACCGGGATCGCCCACACCGTCATGGGCCGGATGCGCAGCCGTGACTACCAGGCCACCACCCGGTTCATGCAGGGCTTGCACGACCATCCGTGACCCTGCCCGCCGACGCCCCTGACCCGAACCTCGCCACGCTCGGCCCACGGCTCGCCCTCTGCCTCTGGGGCGGGCCGTCGGCGCGCCACCTCCTCCGCACCCCACGCGGGCGGCCGTCAATGGCTTCCCCGGCCGCTCTGGGCCGTCCCCCCGTCCGTCGCGACCAGAAACCCGCGTCAAGCCGCTCGTGGAAGCGTCCACCAACGTTCGCAGGATCAACGTCATGCCACGCGGAACTGCAGCCGGCTCCATCCCTGGCCCACCGCGGAGGTGAACCATGCGGCAGCCTTGGCTTCACCACCGTGACTCGGCGACGACACTGAAACGGAGAGGTTCGTGGGAAGTAGCTGGCGGCTGCTGACTGACCGGCAGATCTTGTGGGGCAAGAACGAGATCCCGTCCCGGCTGATGACCATCTTCCAAGAGGAAGACAAGTACATGCGAGCCGACTGGGCCCGCACCGTCGACGAGCTCAACAGCGTCCCGGCAGGCCAGGAGATCCCGCCGGAGCTTGAGGCCGCGCAGTGGGACGACGATGACGTCGACACATCCGAGCGCTTCGGTTACCGCACCACGGTCGGGACCGCCCTCACTCGTCTGAGACCGTGTTTGAGATCTCGGTGGGAACGGCGCGGGCATGCCGAAAACCGGTTGACCTATGGCGAATGATGAGATCGTGATCTCCAAGGAACGCGCCGTTGAGCTCATCGAGTCCTTCCTGGCCAGAGAGCTGCCGACGCGGCCGTGGTGGGGGGCTGCCCCCACGCCGGACGTCTACCACGTGCAGGAACGCGCGGTTGGCTGGCTCGTCTTCTGGCGCTCAGCGGAGCAGGCCCGGGCCCGTGACATGCGCGGCAGCTTCGTCGGCGGCCACTACCTGGTGGACCGGCACGATGGGAGCATCCACTACGTGCCCGCCGTCTGGTGGGAGGACGAGGGATGGGAGGAGCAGTACCTCCTGCAGACCAAGGGCATCAGACCGCCTGATCCACTGGCCTCCACTGTTCGCGCGCTCGTCCACTCCGCAGGCGTCGTGGCTGCGATGAGCTACCTGCGCAAGCAGGCCCCGCGACTGAACCTGCAGGAAGCAAAGGTTTACGTCACGACCGTTCAGGACGGCGCCGAACCACCGGAAGAGCTGGCAAGCCTTACCTGGAAGGAGCCGAAGTGGCCGCCTCTGCCGATCGAAACGCTGGCTGGTCCGGTCCAGTAGAGGTCTGGCCGAGGAACCGAGGTCCAGGTCGCTTTGCTGGCCCACGGCGGGTGAGTCGACGGACCATGATGCCGATCATCGTCCAGCGGATCATCGTCTCCGAGTGCGCCGGGCTGGTCTCGTAGTCCCGGGCCAGACGCCGGTGAGCGGTGATCCACGACAACGTACGCTCGATCGCCCACCGCTTCGGTTGCACCTGGAATCCGCGCTGGGCAGGGTCCTTTCGGACGATCTCCAGCTCGCGACCAAGGATCTGGTCGGACCAGTCCACCAGGCGGCCGGCGAAACCCTGGTCGGCCCAGATCTTCCGCACGCTCGGATGGTCGAGGCGGGTCCACAGCAGCGGGCGCTTCCCACCGTCGCGGTCCTGCACGTTCGCGGCGACCACGTGGACAGCCAGGAGCAGGCCGAGCGTGTTGGTCACGAGGAACCGCTTGCGGCCCTTAACCTTCTTGCCTGCATCGAAGCCCCTTGTCTCGGCTGGGACTGTGTCGGCGGTGCGCACGGATTGCGAGTCGATCAGTCCCGCGCTCGGCTCGGCGCAGCGGCCGTCGGCTTCACGGACCTGACCGCGGAGCACGTCGTGGATCCGCTCGACCGTTCCGTCGTCGTGCCACCACGTGAAGTACCAGTACACCGTGGGCCACGGCGCGAAGTCCTTGGGCAACTGCCTCCAGGCGCACCCGGTGCGCACGACGTAGAAGATGGCGTCCACGATCCGCCGCCGCGGATGCTTCTCCCGACGTCCGCCCTTCGGTCCCACCCTCGCGGGCGGCAGCAACGGCTCCACCAACGCCCACTGCTCATCCGTCAGGTCTGACGGATACCCACCCCCACCACAGTTCACATGAGGCTCAACGACCGCTCCTAGCAAGCGACACGGCAGATCTCAAACACGGTCTGAGGCTCATGGGCTTCACACCCGAGGTCAGCAGACGGTCGATGGCAGAGTTCCGAAGGTCACAGCTGAGGGAAGACGGGGAAGCAGAGGATGTTCTCCTCGTCAGGTCGGCCACGGGGGAAGAGACGCCTCATCAAATGTCGTGCGAGCAAGTCGTCGCCACCGGACTTGCTGCCTACATCAAGGGGTTTATGCGTTACGGGGACACC
This genomic interval from Streptomyces sp. NBC_00557 contains the following:
- a CDS encoding IS5 family transposase, which encodes MPCRLLGAVVEPHVNCGGGGYPSDLTDEQWALVEPLLPPARVGPKGGRREKHPRRRIVDAIFYVVRTGCAWRQLPKDFAPWPTVYWYFTWWHDDGTVERIHDVLRGQVREADGRCAEPSAGLIDSQSVRTADTVPAETRGFDAGKKVKGRKRFLVTNTLGLLLAVHVVAANVQDRDGGKRPLLWTRLDHPSVRKIWADQGFAGRLVDWSDQILGRELEIVRKDPAQRGFQVQPKRWAIERTLSWITAHRRLARDYETSPAHSETMIRWTMIGIMVRRLTRRGPAKRPGPRFLGQTSTGPDQPAFRSAEAATSAPSR